ttaggtgagtgtgttacacacaaggctactaccaccctacagggagtgcagaattattaggcaaatgagtatgtttgtccacatcatcctcttcatgcatgttgtcttactccaagctttataggctcgaaagcctactaccaattaagcatattaggtgatgtgcatctctgtaatgagaaggggtgtggtctaatgacatcaacaccctatatcaggtgtgcataattattaggcaacttcctttcctttagcaaaatgggtcaaaagaaggacttgacaggctcagaaaagtcaaaaatagtgagatatcttgcagagggatgcagcactcttaaaatggtaaagcttctgaagtgtgatcatcgaacaatcaagcatttcattcaaaatagtcaacagggtcgcaagaagcgtgtgaaACATAAGTGTTTTCACAGAAAGTCCACAAGTATTGCAAGTATAACATGAATCCATTCTTAATTTTATTGAACAGTCAGCAAAGCCTcagataaaacataaaaacctaTAATCGTATTACATTATCAGAATTCGCTAGTAAATACTTTGTGCTGATCTGTTATAACCGGCTGTATTAGAACATCTGAAATTAAAGCTCCTGTCAACATCAAAAGATTTTAATATGATAATTCAGTAAACACTGTGCATCAGACACAACCCAGGAAGTTCTTCATCACACTAAACAAGCTGTGGTGTAAGAATGGCCTAAAGTTGGGACTACATTACAAGTTAGAAAGATGAAATCATTATGAAATTCAACATTTCATTTATCTGTCAATGTAAGTGGCAATAAATCACTaaataaacctaaaaaaaacttgaaaacgTATCGTGCATTTCAACTGTACGTTCGAAATCTTGCTTTCTGCCTGCAGAAAGATGTTGGAAACACGTTCTCACAATCACACGACCAATGTGGACAACGCTAGAGCACGAATACACAATTTCCGCTCATCTTAGCAACTATGTGTGTTAATGAATGGCGCTGTCGGTTACcatggggcagtgttggcctagataagaagaaagcggccccataatctgaaggttgcacggtccgaatcctgatccgcctaggtgccactgagcaaagtatcgtccccacacactgcatggctgcccactgatcattAAGGGTTAAAAGCCGAGGATTTCACTGCGTGTGtttgttaaagtgaaagtgattagttgtcacatgtgacacagctcagcacatggtgacagtcAAATGTGTCCTCACCTTAGTGAGCATGGGTCCAAGGAGCagtgagtggcacctcagtggcacgttggctgTTCGGGAGTTGAACcgattccttacccactaggccaagcTCTGcccatgaagtgtgtgtgtgtgtgtgtgtgtgtcggtgtgttgACATCTGTGATGTTTGTAGATGTGAAATGACACCATCTGTGCTAAGTTTAGATATTCTCTACACACAGTAAGGTGATTACAGCCGCTTGTGTCTTCTCCTCCCATAATCCTTTGCGCTGCTGTGCgctatttgtgtgcatgttagcgaagtaaataaacattattataaataccTGCTTCTGTAAGTGATTCAATCAGATCTACTttgataaatgtgtgtatgtgtatacacGCCTGGGTGGAGGAGGACCAGGGAGATTAAAAGTTCCCCTGCCCCCTCCCTAGGCTATGCTGGGTTAAATCTATTACTGAGGATTCTCCAGCCCCACGATCATCTAAATTGGCTTAGAGCTGCGCACCTACCAGATGCTTCTGGAGAATCAGGAGGCGCTAAATACAGGAACGTAATCTGCACTCAGCAGCCCACAGCATCACGCTCTCCCAGGCCCACTTTTCCTCGCCTTTCTGCTGCTGGAACATTCTGGCACGGCCCATTGTAGAGCATGGatgcagaggaggaggatgatcaCATTTTCACCACATGGATGAGTGACCATAAAGAACCCGAGCCAGATCCTGAACCGGACCCTGCGCCTGAACCAGAACAGGCACAAACCCCACAGAGAGACCTGGAGGTTGAAAGGAAGAGCAGCCTGAACCTCCCCCGACCCGGCAGAGTGCTGGCCACCCGACGAGCTTCGCTTCCTTGTCCTGTGAGTGTTgtctgtttaaaacatgcaaatCATTAGTAGAGAAGTAAGGTCCAATAATTCCATCTAAGCTCTACATTCTAGAGATTGAACTTTGAGGAATTGTCCGTCTGTTTCTGACAGTGTCGGACAGGCCAGATGGTTAGGGAACTTTAGAAATGGAACCAGGGTCCTGTAGGAAGATAAGGCCTGTCCTGACCAGTATTAACCTGTTTACTGAAGGAAATATCAAGCTCATGTTTTATCATTTGGTCCCATCAAGAAGGTGGAGTGGAAGATATTTCAAATGTTCCTACCTACAAACAGGACTTTTTTCATTACAATTAGTTCATATGAAATGACACCGAACTCCCTCTTCACTAGGCCACGCTTAACGCCATGCAGTTGTCCCATCTGCGTAGCACCCAGGCACCCAGCCCGGCCAGTCACCTGATACGGATGGGTCATGATGGCAGGCCACACCCACGGCCACACCCATGGCGTTCTGGAGCCAAGGGGGAGGATGACTGCCCCAAAGCAAACAGCACACCCGAGAGAAGACCCCCACCCATCCCTACCATTTTGGAGGTAACTGAGCCGCAGGAGAAGAAGTCCCGTTTCAGGAGCAGGAATGTCATGTCACTGGTAAGTCCCGGCCCCTGACCACAGAATATCACAGAAGATTGGAAATAAAAAAGCTACAGAATTTTCTCTTTTAGAAGGTATAAATCTGCTGTGTTTGTAGAGTGATGCTGACAGCATATGTCTGATCTGCCATGATGACCTGCACAAAGGCGGTGGAGGAGTGCGAGAGCTGCACTGCACACACAGCTTCCACAGCGAGGTATCCGTGtcctttacttcactttacataaTGATTAATTAtacttcatgtgtgtgtggtgggttcATCTTTATAGACTTCATCTAAACTGTTCTACAATCTAAAGTCAGGGATTTTATCCGGatctttttttaaccaaaacTTTCTATAGCTAGAATATTCTAAAATATCTGAAGACCAatatttcttttatgattttCCTCCATCTTTGTtgccagttttgtgtgtgtgcacggatCACACAGCTTTGTTTCTTTGTTCAGTGTATAGAAGAGTGGCTGTGGAGGAAACAGGCCTGCCCCACCTGCCGTGTTCATGTGGTGATGCCTGAGCCTCTGTACTGGACCTCCACCCGCGTCAAGGTGCCCTGACCACCACCATGACCGGGTCCCCGCTGGGCTATTACATACAACTGTATATACCTGTAAATATCTTTAAATATCATGGATGGTTGTTTcacatgcttttttaaaaagtatttatattttttaccaGTCTATGTAAAAATAGATTAACGGGTTTTCAGAGGTCCTAAAAGTGTgttaaatgtgaattaaataatttaGTGGCTGAATTTGCAgctgtttttttgctgtgtttgaTTGTACTTGAATTTTTCTCGGGATTATACAGATATTTAACTCGGTTGTACCTGTATTTCAAATCTCTAcaaaactgaaattaaataaaggtGCGACACCATCTGGCGAAAGTGcgaccactgcccctataagtgtgttttgttgagtaaaatgctgttttaaattacAGGTATTAACACCAGTACAGACATCAACTCCTCACTTCCGGCCTCCTCAACTGAAGCCCGATTGTGCCCAGCAGACACTTATTCCCCTGCGTGAGGCCCAATATAACCAGGCGGTGCCTTTTTTCCCCAAGACAAATCCTGACatcccattccttcataatcactGCTTggagtttttgtttgtccacttGCCTCTtatgaggattgaccacaagttctcaatttgattaaggtccggggagccatggacccaaaattttaatgaaagtgattgtcattgtgatacacggcacagcttacagtgcacacaacaaaatgtgtcctctgcttttaacccatcaccctgagtgagcagtgggcagccaggacaggagcccgggaagcagtgtgtggggaaggtgctttgctcagtggcaccttggtggatcgggattcgaaccggcaaccttctgattacacggctactttcttaaccactaggacaccactgccccaatgttgTGTTTTCAATGTTTGTTCCCTGAAGCCACTTAGTTATTACTTATGGCAtgatgctccatcatgctggaaaaggcattgttacTCActaaactgttcttggatggttgggagatgTTGCTGTCGGAAGAGgttttggtaccgttctttattcatggctgtgttcttaagcaaaattgtgagtgagcccactcgcttggatgagaagcagccccacacatgaatggtctcaggatgctttactgttggcacaagacaggactgatggtagcgctcaccttgtcttctccagacaatcattttttcagatgacccaaacaatcggaaagggacCCCAGTCCTTAGCAGTCCACTTCCTGAACCTCTCTCCctgaagtttttgatgagcCAATAAATGCTTGATTTAGGttcaatcttagtagcagcattATCCCTGCTTGTGAAGCCCTTCAAAGGCAACACAATTATGACTGCACACATTTACTTGCAGgcaaccatggttaacagataAAGACTGAGGAAGAACCTAAGCCTaagtaaaaatgtccaaatgtgcACAATGAGCTATTTTACCCTCCCTGGTGTCACGTGTTACCAGGTGTCAAGTTTGCATGGAGAGAGGGTGTGTTAATCTTAGTGTTATCACACTCGCATACCTCATGACAAAGGACAAACTGCTTTTATCCAAAAGCAATCCAAACTCTAAACCCAAAACCAGCTGTTATCCATATATGTGCTTTATCTCCATAAATGTGTAATACCACCTCACAACGTACAGTAAAGTGCAATATCTTCACACAACATGCAATAGACTGTAAAAAAAGAGTCCTGTTTGAGTTGACGAGTGTGGTTGTCGTACCACGTCGTACGCATTTTGCTGGAAGAGGACCAGTTTTAAGttcctcgcttaactggaagaggaggtggcatagcagtaatttataatgataaacgGTATTACACATAAACCCGGACATTAACCTGGATtgaactcttttgagattctctatGCCAGCATAATCCATGTagttaattccattgattattatttatagaccccctggaccttaatccgagtttcttagtgaatttacagattttgtttctgacctggttgtatctgtggaacatccactgtgatcaattagaagactcactaagaacagcattcctgtctttattagactcagttggagttaaccaacatataacaggacctactcacgaaggtggtcacacgctcgatcttgtactgaccttggtttaaatatagaagatatagttagtcttccgcaatctgaaatgatcttcaaccttcccaagttctccacaccgcccctctgctatgttcctccactggctcccagtagctgcacgcatcaggttcaaaatactgatgctggcctacaaagccaaacatggagcagcaccatcctacctcacagcccttattacacctcgcactgcacctggtatactccgagcctccagtactgctcgcctggtccccccatcgctaaaggtaaaaggaagacgttcatctagactcttctccatcttggaccctcggtggtggaatgaacttcccctcgaggtcagaacagctcagtcactgagcaccttcaaacgacagctcaagaacttcctctttaaagaatatttagattaacttgtaacctgaCACACGAACCGGGATCAGAATGAGAGAGACATGCACAGAGTCCGGTACGATCTTACTTTGAGTGGGGgtttcggagccgagtctaaTGCTCTCtcgccaatttataggagtcacgttacctctttccgtgttgctcccagtcacatgatggaatcatgtgacagtaccttcttattgtctaaggTATgcacagaatctacaacagagtgaacaaaaagattgtattcatagttggggtcctagtgaaccagaattctcttcatcgatggtaacttgagagcacgttgtaagtcgctctggataaggacgtctgccaaatgcctgtaaatgtaaatgtaaatctcagatcatttcctcattttattgtgtctcagacacaataaaatagtcacgaatagagataaaaagcacaacaaatagctctgccgatatttctatggaaaataatattcaaatagctGAGCACCAATTAGAAcacttcaaccttattaaagaacatgaattaattaaattaatctcgtcgtcaaatcaatgtgcGCTTTGGATCCGCTCTCTACAtatttccttaaacaagtagcacccaatTTTATAAATCCAAttcttaaaattattaactcaTTGCTTAGCACTGGCCATGTACCAAGTTCATTaaagtctcagtgtttaaatctaaactgaaaacacatctgttttctctggtcttctgttaaaggcccagacacagtgtcaagtGAGTCATAGAGGGACGCAGGGTCAGTCcagggttggtaatgatttgtccaaaaaatccaaaatggtGTATTGAAAAAGAATCTAGAGTAGCTCAGAGTAAGACAGATTAGACTTGAGTGGCTAGGACTGGGAATGGTAGAAGTGAAATGGTCATCATAGTCCATTTAAGGTATTTTTGTGCTTGactgttatggaatgcttgACAAAAATATCTGTCTTTAACCTTGACTTAAATATTGCcttaagtatttttatttagtgttaTTATACTCATCGTTTCCATCGTTCTATGGGGGACCATTGAGATGTTCTCTGcagctacatcactgtctggtacgggaactgcactgttgctgagcagaAGGTTTGATTTTCCTTATTGAGTttcatagtatttttttttattgatatttaagctttagtttagttggatgatggctggacatgacggtGAATACGcacaacatcacaaaacaggggtttaatagatGATCAACAGGACAGGCAAGACATCCAgtaagtaacaatgacccgacggtgaacagacatgaacggggcagctttatacaaccTTACGCAGGTGAACACGAAAACAGGACAGGACAATACACAGGACATGAAACTCACGTTCTGTCAGGACAGTATTCTTATTACAgtatttattctatttatcATTTTCCTTGGTAGGAATGTCTTTGATATCTTTTTATAGATGATCATTTCTGTAGGATTGAGAGAGCCAGAGAAGGTATCTCAttgtatatttattacatatgaCAAATTTACATGCGACATAGATTAAAACAACATGGAAATGTTCATGCAAACTGGTCAAGGTTACATTTCAGATGACTCTTAAGCTACATAATTACATCGATCAAAcacatcatgtttttatttggaTGAAGACATGAGGAAGCATAACAGGAAATGAATCAATGAGTTCAAATATAACAAAGCACTACACATGTTCATGAACTATTAtagattaaaaacattttattgttattacgACAAATGTAGCTCTAAAAAATATTACTTGTTTTTAATGGAGATTTCATTTGAGTTTTTGGATAATGGGTTACTTCTGGATGTTTTGAAGTTCCCCTGAGAAGAGAATTACAGTGTGTAAGCAAAATGGTAGAACCGAGCACTGAAATCTCTAAAGGCTTCCGTGGAGTTACTCACCTTTGATTTGTGACTGAAATGCTCAGCCAGAGCATCTCGAACCTTTATAAACCACAAATATGCAGATCAACTACATAGCATACAACGATATTCTGAAATATTAGCTTAAATATTCTACCTTTTTCTCTCCCAAACAGGCAAAAATAAGAATGAATAAACCCTGAAAACAAAGAGAATGCtatctgtaacacacacaatgaccatttctaaatgttatatataagtGATAGAGAGTAAATACCTGAAATGCATTGAGCAGTATAAAGGAGTAGTTTACAATGAAAGAAAGTGGCTCCGTAGTTAGGTCCACAGTCAGAACAAAAAATCCAAGAGCCCATGTTATTCCAAAGATGGGGGTTAAAAAGATTACTGCCTTTAGAATGCTTCTGATAACATCCTTCTCATTCTGAAATGCTCCCTCAGACACAGATGGTTTCAGCAGTTTTAAAATGACCACAATCAGAGAACAAAAATTGATGAACACAATTACACCAACTGGCATAATAAAAGCATAGATTGATCCTTGAAACAGGCCATCATATTTCAACCAGCAGGTATCTAGTGAGAAGTATTCTGAGTTTGTACCTCCATTTTGGTAAGATATGTATGTCAACAACACAATAAGGAAGGGACAGAAGTAACCGAGAGAAAAAGCGAAAGCTAAATATACCTTCTTTGAGAGTTGGTGGAATATGAAAATCAAGGAATGGAGGAGCACCATACTCAGGGACAGCATCCAAAAAAACATGGCAAGGAAACAGAAATGCTTCAAAACAACAAGAGGCAGACACCAGTTACTTAAAGTCTGTGAGGAAGAACTATCAGAATTTGGAGAAGCCAGGAAAGCACAGTCAGCGATGAGCAAACATAGGGAGATGTTGATCAGGGCTGTGTGCCGAAAATGTGTGATGGTTGACTTTACAACTTTATTCCAAACCAAAAATTCAATCAGAAGACAGATGGTGAGTGAGGTAATTGATACTCCCAAGCCAATTTTGGTCAGTTGGTCCGCAAATGGCAGCTGCTCTGGTGTTTTAGACATAAGAATAGTGAATGCACAAAGATGGCTGCAATAACAGACACCAGGATTGTCAGCACCCCCCCAATCACATCCGTCACTGGACCATTGATTGTCCTTCCAAACTACACAGTGCATTTTGTGATTTCTTTTTCGCTGTACACTGAAATCAAAATGAACACCACTCTGATTATTTGCAATGACTGACACCACAGAACCAAGAAGATCAACAGATTCATTGTTAAGTGTATGTGGTAGAAGATTTTTCAGAGTTTTGAAAGCCGTTACGGTGGCATTTTGTATGAAATTGTTTACTtgtacattcacatttaaaatgtcacacTGTTGACAGGTCTTTAGcaatatgttttcagttgtttgtgtTCCGCTATTTATTTTAAACGCTTGGATCAGCCCTTCAACAGAATCAAGGTAACGGCCCGGCAAACTCTGGTCTGGAGTACTGTTCCAGGAACTCATCAGAGATTCATTCACTAAATTGCTGGCTGATTTCAAAAAGTCCTAAAAGGAGAATCAAAGAAAGCAGCAATGacaattatatatttacatttgaagATAAGTACTAGGTTAAAACCTAGAGATTGGTAGAATCTTTCTTCCTCAAAAGTCACAAATTATTGATCCATTTAAATCCCCCTGGTTCGCACCCCTTAAAATGCTATGTGGGAGGCAGTGGAACAATTCATTCAACATACTACAAGCTCCTTGCTGCACCATA
The Denticeps clupeoides chromosome 15, fDenClu1.1, whole genome shotgun sequence DNA segment above includes these coding regions:
- the LOC114765144 gene encoding E3 ubiquitin-protein ligase RNF126, with translation MDAEEEDDHIFTTWMSDHKEPEPDPEPDPAPEPEQAQTPQRDLEVERKSSLNLPRPGRVLATRRASLPCPATLNAMQLSHLRSTQAPSPASHLIRMGHDGRPHPRPHPWRSGAKGEDDCPKANSTPERRPPPIPTILEVTEPQEKKSRFRSRNVMSLSDADSICLICHDDLHKGGGGVRELHCTHSFHSECIEEWLWRKQACPTCRVHVVMPEPLYWTSTRVKVP
- the LOC114765354 gene encoding adhesion G-protein coupled receptor F3-like isoform X2 — translated: MKAGYIMALSNLLFFCEVSCQNVSYATLYATLTIEEGGFGNFTALLSSFHNIPTSNGNISDLKYTTVTVLGTYTLIDQFDNELLQMDSQKKTVYLTQLSGNFSVLKWFNSLSITGIRKGSVIIDFQANINFPFNPEDLLKVYKALTNSGQNLQLMTEGLVRINESVDLVKQNAPIALSCDTSSNNFGVASWFINGAQDQKISNGTQASLSCFSHTCSLTISQASDIWRGTYRCEYYSAGLIHRAKVFVDVALLQDIEISINPQFPDCRSGHSYVDIIATCSVTASTEPYNVTWGAEMINFQKETSNYNIYFNSETRIICSNPVPKITCTFTNRKGQQRSQNIVVPVLYANSSVCPTDPDHPEWTDAKSTYTAWLNCEGSKVGKKLRECCNSTWRAIQDYCVNVDLNYIYLSAVNLQKGYGDFEETSKQLFGSLKNSTSQSEVVTSFADINTSVNFFRVINNQTTGCDGCGKQLNTTVLSDFLKSASNLVNESLMSSWNSTPDQSLPGRYLDSVEGLIQAFKINSGTQTTENILLKTCQQCDILNVNVQVNNFIQNATVTAFKTLKNLLPHTLNNESVDLLGSVVSVIANNQSGVHFDFSVQRKRNHKMHCVVWKDNQWSSDGCDWGGADNPGVCYCSHLCAFTILMSKTPEQLPFADQLTKIGLGVSITSLTICLLIEFLVWNKVVKSTITHFRHTALINISLCLLIADCAFLASPNSDSSSSQTLSNWCLPLVVLKHFCFLAMFFWMLSLSMVLLHSLIFIFHQLSKKVYLAFAFSLGYFCPFLIVLLTYISYQNGGTNSEYFSLDTCWLKYDGLFQGSIYAFIMPVGVIVFINFCSLIVVILKLLKPSVSEGAFQNEKDVIRSILKAVIFLTPIFGITWALGFFVLTVDLTTEPLSFIVNYSFILLNAFQGLFILIFACLGEKKVRDALAEHFSHKSKGNFKTSRSNPLSKNSNEISIKNK